In the Desulfomicrobium escambiense DSM 10707 genome, one interval contains:
- a CDS encoding periplasmic heavy metal sensor, producing the protein MKTNRNVIATFLTLAFITAFAGFASAQGHGMMGGMGAMTPEHQATMQKLHADFNTATADLHKQLFAKESELNAALYADKPDEKKIDALTKEIGELNAKIYTERVKMHRAMAKEGIVPGAGGCQMMGGKMGGGMMGGGMMGGGMMGGMQHNMTGNGTTGQMPAGHAGHGTPAQQ; encoded by the coding sequence ATGAAAACGAACCGTAACGTCATCGCCACCTTCCTGACCCTGGCCTTCATCACCGCCTTCGCAGGCTTCGCATCCGCGCAGGGACACGGCATGATGGGTGGAATGGGCGCCATGACCCCTGAACATCAGGCCACGATGCAGAAGCTCCACGCCGATTTCAACACGGCCACTGCCGACCTGCACAAGCAGCTCTTTGCCAAGGAATCCGAGCTCAATGCCGCGCTCTACGCAGACAAGCCCGACGAAAAGAAAATCGACGCCCTGACCAAGGAGATCGGCGAACTCAACGCCAAGATTTACACCGAACGGGTCAAGATGCACAGGGCCATGGCCAAGGAAGGCATCGTTCCCGGCGCGGGCGGCTGCCAGATGATGGGCGGCAAGATGGGCGGCGGCATGATGGGCGGCGGCATGATGGGTGGCGGCATGATGGGCGGCATGCAGCATAACATGACGGGTAACGGAACCACCGGACAAATGCCCGCCGGTCATGCCGGACACGGCACCCCGGCCCAGCAGTAA